A single Lactuca sativa cultivar Salinas chromosome 8, Lsat_Salinas_v11, whole genome shotgun sequence DNA region contains:
- the LOC111882371 gene encoding cell wall protein DAN4-like has protein sequence MGRLHVPIMADSLLSSITTFHTTKIIVMDPTKYSFIGSIPDTMLACVSATSNVLQQYKKIPSSGPRELTLAMVRSIEEVDKPAKRGLKAETQKETKQKKPARRLILQSSSDSDSEYVPPKHKSTPSSESESESSDDEISGHGDTPPRSPTPEIPVRSQPPSPSPVTIPTSIPPIFPILTSQTSTTIPIPTPIFTDTTTTTTTTGAHSIAPTPSVTTEPPVTTEPPTTTKPLSPTPSTDTTPVLGGEDLEFDSTYFNPYPVQSDEDDDEPVTKRHLKAVNDKLDQLLFSSSCGAYSDAALKDLFSSVVQEHNASLTAAAKATDASTSQCHKASLAVEASTKECKEETTKVATQKNSQSVNASVDNLQHSLQAERSNLEAARQAIEAANATLHDNVNDRLTQLEAELAVENRIMDELDKRTSQLKIQNLKLRTATAELNDLKSKWEPKQGGEKVAKTQPPPEPKPTVTPKVNEASVSNRDKKKKKIGEDDTDNEDDVYEKDPEKPFSKKKIF, from the exons ATGGGTCGTCTTCACGTTCCAATCATGGCAGactctcttctctcctccatcACCACGTTTCACACAACGAAGATAATCGTCATGGATCCTACCAAGTACTCCTTTATTGGTTCCATTCCTGACACCATGCTTGCATGCGTGTCTGCAACAAGCAATGTTCTGCAACAATACAAGAAGATTCCTTCTTCGGGTCCAAGGGAGCTCACACTAGccatggttcgctccattgaAGAGGTTGACAAGCCAGCAAAGAGGGGACTGAAAGCTGAGACTCAGAAGGAGACGAAG CAGAAGAAGCCCGCTCGGAGACTAATACtccaatcttcaagtgattcagaCTCAGAGTATGTTCCTCCCAAACACAAATCTACTCCTTCTTCAGAATCTGAAAGTGAAAGCTCTGACGATGAGATTTCGGGTCATGGTGATACCCCACCTCGCTCACCTACCCCAGAAATTCCAGTTCGCTCCCAACCTCCTTCTCCTTCACCCGTTACCATCCCAACATCCATCCCTCCAATATTTCCTATCCTTACCTCTCAAACATCAACCACTATTCCCATCCCTACTCCAATCTTCACAGacactaccactaccaccactACTACAGGGGCTCATTCTATAGCTCCCACCCCATCTGTTACAACcgaaccaccagtaacaaccgaacctcctaccACTACCAAACCCTTATCACCTACCCCATCTACTGACACCACCCCAGTTCTAGgtggtgaggacttggaatttgattccacttaTTTCAATCCTTACCCAGTACAAAGTGATGAAGACGACGATGAACCTGTCACCAAGCGTCATCTCAAAGCAGTCAACGATAAACTCGATCAACTGCTTTTCTCCTCTTCATGTGGAGCTTATTCTGATGCTGCTTTAAAGGATTTGTTCTCCTCTGTCGTACAAGAACACAATGCCTCCCTTACTGCTGCAGCCAAGGCCACTGATGCCTCCACTTCCCAATGCCATAAAGCCTCCCTTGCAGTTGAGGCTTCCACCAAGGAGTGTAAAGAGGAGAccacaaaa GTGGCAACTCAgaaaaattctcaaagtgtgaaCGCTTCGGTTGATAACCTTCAGCATTCTCTTCAAGCTGAACGGTCCAACCTTGAAGCTGCTCGTCAAGCAATCGAAGCAGCCAATGCCACTCTGCACGACAATGTCAATGATCGATTGACTCAATTGGAGGCAGAGTTGGCTGTTGAGAATCGCATCATGGATGAACTCGACAAACGAACTTCTCAGCTGAAGATACAGAATCTCAAACTTCGTACTGCAACAGCTGAACTCAATGACTTGAAGTCTAAATGGGAG ccgaaacaagggggagagaaggtagCGAAGACTCAACCtcctcctgaaccgaaaccaactgttacaccgaaggttaatgaagcttcAGTCAGTAATagagacaagaagaagaagaaaattgggGAGGATGACACTGATAATGAAGACGATGTTTATGAAAAGGATCCTGAAAAgcctttttcgaaaaaaaaaatcttctgA